The nucleotide window TTAGAAGGAGCAGCCTTGAAACAGAGGAAGTGGGGATGCAGGACAGACGTGGCTGGAGTGGACAGGGAGCTAGTTAAGATGCAAGGCAGTAAAGGAAGGTGGACAACCCACCCCCAAGCTTGATTCTTGTTTTCCCTAACTCGGTGGCTTTTCCACGGCATTCACAAGATACATCTGAGCAGACAGGCTCGaggtggaggagggagggagaggaagagagagagaaagagagagtgtAAAGGGCACCACAGTGCCAAAGTGCaccaacataaaaaataaaccaaaataaaagacAGGACACTCATTCTGCACTCAAGGCTCATACCATGCAGTAAGAGGGGCggccggggctgctccccaccAGTAAACAGGGAGTTCGCTCGCTTAGTAGGTTGGTTTTCAGCCCACAGGAGGGTTGCCTAGCCAATGAGCAGTGATGTTCTTCCGTGAGACTGGCCGGTCGGGGAACGTGCTGCTACAGAACGGGGCTGTTAGCAGGAGCAGCCGCTCTCCGTGACTGGCTGCTCAGGAGGTTTCTCTAGTTTGATGTCGATCACTGAAGGGGACAGGTTAAGGAAATAACCCATCTcgagggaaataaaataaaaactaagaGCTAGAGAACAGAGAACTCGAGCAGTATCTGAAAATGCTGCCAGCTGCCCTGGAGCTGAGCAGAACACATCCTGCCTGCACAGGGTTAGGCGCAATACCAGGGGACTGGGTATGTCAAACCCATTTAGAGCACAGAGCCCAGCTGGACATGTCTGCAAACACAACAGCCctgtgcaaagaaaagaaaagaaaatattatggtattttaaaactgtgtgAGCTTTACTCCAAGTTTAAGGGAGTGCTCACGCTTCTAATATTTATCTACATTTATGCAGGGGCCACAATTGATGGGCACAGGTAAACACCACACTACATGGTTTCAGCCATGTGTCTGCAAAACCCCAGCAAAAGCCAACCCCACAATGTGCAAAATAAGTCCGTAAGCCCAATCTGACCAAAGGTAACTGCCAAACCCCGTGACAGCAGGAGATCTGCCGATGAGAAAACAAGGATACTGTCTTCTTTGCTCTTCTCTGGTGTGCTGTCCATCCCGGGTAAGGCAGCAGCCACACGGcggaaaagctgaaaaatagcAATAGGTAAGTGAAAAGCTtgtcagaaagaaatgcatgttAGAACAAAACACTGCTCTACAGCAGATCTGAGAATTGaacaaatatgtttttccaCAAGAAACCCAACAGGCTTGGTTAAACCAATTACGTTATGGACTGCCTGCAGAGCAGGtgatttatgtttttctgttcctaaCTGAGGTGAACGTGGAGTTCTTTTTCAACAGAAACAGTTCTTCTAGGGGTGCACAGAAGAACTCCCTCCTGCACTCAGTAAGCAAGTCAGAGGCTACAATTTCCCATTTCCATACTCAACTGCTTTTATACACAACAACGTTACAGTGCTGTACCTGGGACTGCTGACAAACCTTTGGTCTGTTGGGAGGTTGCTCAAGAAGCCTGTGGAATAAGTAAGGTTTTACAGCTGACCTTTCAGTTCAGTCCTGCTTTCAGCTGGCTCAAGTGAGCTGCACATAAGCTACTCTGGATATGCTAGATCTGGGAATGACTAGCATATccccagaaaaacagaaaatggtttTGCATAATTTTTCTAGTCAGTGCTTAGAGCTCCTCCTGCTGACATTAACGAAGCAGCAAACAATACAGACACCATGAGGCGGCTGGtgaaaaatgctgcaaagatcttttatttaaagaacCAGAGGAATCATCTGATGGTGATGATTTTTCCTCCCAGTAGCTTGGCAGTGGCTTTTCATCCACATCTCCAAATTGCATTACTTGGAAAATCAAGCCACTGAGGCACGAACAAGCTGCTGCCATCAGTACCTGCCCTTAACAATCTTAGCCACAGAAATTCTCACTGCAAACACCCACTAAGCAAATAAAGCAACAGTAAATTAGAACCAAAGATTAAAGTGGATTATATCCAGAACAgctcaaagaaacaaaaccaaagtcTCCTAATCCCACTGTCAGGTTCTCCCAGCCAGCTGGTGTGCAGCAAAGTAGGAAGTGCGTATCCCAGCCAGGAGCTTCCTGACACCAACCATGCTCATGCTTTCTGACGATACCCAGGCCTCACAGCTGCCTTATCCTTCAAGTTCTCTCATGCTTCAGAGCAATTTCTGAACTAGGGGTGAATGGTCTCGAGTTTACAGCAAGAAGCATTGTGCACAAATCAAAAGAcaagaaattttctttaaacacataaaaaatgtgggcttactattatttttttaatgtaagggTAGTTGAAGACTGCAGCAGGTTGCCTGGAGagatggagtcaccatcctttGAGATATTCCAGACCCAAGTGGAGGCagttctgggcagcctgctctagctGACTCCACTAGGAGCATGAGGGCTGGcctagatgatctccagagaccccttccaacctcaatccTTCTATGGTTTCTCTCTGCAGCTTGCCAACAGAGCCAGGAACCTCCACTCTAGTGCATCAGCACATGCTATTACCCTGCCTGATGTCAACAGCAATTTTAGACAACAGTGCATTAACGgttaacaaaagcaaaggaaacacAGAATTGTGTTTGACAGGCGGCACTAAGCAGTGACATTCCTATTGCTCAGCACATGCTGTTTTTAGAGTCTCCTTCCTTTCAAGGCGAGTTAAGCTTCCTTTGCTTTAACAGGGGATTGTTGAGACAACAGGAAGGAAGCTTCCActaggaaaagcagcagcactgaccGCTGGGCAAGAAGCGTTTCGGGGCCTGGCAATAAAGAATACAGGCATCTGGGGGAATACGAGCCCTAAGCAGCATTAATCCTCCCACAGAGCAGACAGCAAAGCACACATTTCCTGTCTATAAAGCAGAACATTGCTCTACCTGTTTCACATTGTATCCAGTCTTTGCACTGGTCTCGATAAACATCACATTCAGCTCTTTGGCTCTCTGTTCACCTTCTTCCGTAGTGATTTGCCTGGATAAAGGtgcaaaaaagcagaaagacaaaaaggaaaatcagacaGGAAGAATTAGAGATATGTGACTGAAATGCTGTCAGTGGAGGGCCTCTTCACCACCCCTTACAACAGAGCACAGCCCACAGATGGGACCTCTGAGTCTTTAGGACCCCTGGGTTCTCCAGCTAAGACAGAAACAACCTCAGGAAAGTTACTCAGGGAACACCTGGACTCAGGACCGTTAATAAAGGACGTTCGGCACAGGATGAAGTTTGTGTGGCACACCCGAGTCTCATTCACAGCATCCTCAAGGGAAAGAAGaatccccagcagctgcacctGCTGCAGAATGCAGTTTCCCAAAAGTCACCAGAAGGGAACTCTACGAGATTACAGAACGACATCAGAAAGGCTCCAGCAGCAAGTGCAATGGcaagtgctgtgctgctgcgtGTGAGCCGGCGCCTGGAAATGCTCTGACCAACACCCTGTACATACCTGGTGGACATTACATCCTGCTTTAGCACTGGTTTCAATACACATCATAGTCAGTTCTTGGGCTTTGCTCTCACCCTCCTCTACAGAAACCTGTCTACAGCAACGAGaacaaatcacagaaaagaaaaaccaaaccGAACCAAAAAACGACAGTTCAAAAAtggtaagaaacaaaaactgcagggaaaaaacaaaaaccaaacagctACCAACTGAAGCAATGTTAGTAGGAGAGAAAAACTGAACATGCTGCACCAAATGAAAACAGCCCTATTCTGAGTTCAGCTTTCTGGCACCAGAACTTAACTTGCATCATCACTTGGTTGTTACCATAGGGTGAATGGTTTCCAATatgctcttttttgtttttccccaaagatGTGCTGAGGCTCAAGCTGATCCTGTGGCTTTGTCCAGCTTTAAGAGGCCCAGCATTTCAGCCTGCCACAGATCTAACTTTCTCTCTGGTCAAGGCAAAGTGGTTTCTTTTAACAATAGCTGAATATACGCCCTAATTCCACACTCATGCCTAGACCAGGACGACTGACACTTACATCAAACTCCTAAAATAGGAATTTTTAGTGCTACACAAAGCCCAGCTGTTACTATTTTTCACACACGTTTCTGGCATTTTTATCTGTATGGCAGtgctgggccagctgtcctgtgCACACACGCTACCTCTGAACCACCTGGAAATACATCAAGGCAGAAATTACCCCACTGGCTTTTCCAGTTCCAAAAGAAAATGGGGAGTGATGTAAAGCAGCGTCATGGcttaacccagccggcagctaaacaccacacagccgtgCGCTCACCCTctctggggtgggggagagaaatgggaaagtaaaGCCCGTGAggtgagataaagacagtttgttaagacaggaaaataataataacagcaatgatgataatagtactactactaatttgtgtacaaacaagtgcaCCTTGTGCACCTGGCCAACAAACAGAGCTGTCTCAAGGACAACATCCCAGATTTTGTTCAGTTGCTTTTGTGAGCTGACTTAAGAGCCCAGACTGCTCTGAGTTCTTGCTGCCTGGGTCTCCTAATCCAAATTGGCTCCATATATTTCTCGTATTTCTGATGCTCTGAGGCACCATGCTTCCCCCAACATTTCTGGCAGGCAAGGCACAGGTCACTTAGAACAACCTCCACTGGAActgggaaaagcaaaatacacaTCAAGGCTGAGGTGGTCTGTGTGGTGCACACAGGACAGGTTTCACCACGTGTCATCAGCGCAGAGCCTACACTGCACTCAGCAAAAGCTTACTGTTATCTTTTTCCCCACTGACTCGAACCACCTGTCAGTTTTAGTACCGTCTGTGCTCTTCCTGCTCGGCTTTGCAAACTAAAAACAGACAGCATGACTTGCGCAGAGACAAAGGGCAAAAAGCATCTCCCAACACCATTTTGTGCAGCCAGGGATGCTGCCTGTGGTCTCACACAGGCATTTGCAAAACACCAAAcacccaaagaaaaaaaacaaatcacaataCATTCGGAAGCAGTATTTACACATCAGGAGTGAGCGAAGCGAGGTTTAGAATTAGAAATGTGACAGCATCCAAAATGAAACAACCAGACTCCTGTTAGGCCCATCATGCCAAAGAGAGCGAACAAGCAGGCAACTGAGATATTAGGGCAGGGTTTTTTTGAAGAGAACAGCTTTTTAAGGTGTTATCTTTTGAACAGAAGTGTCTCATGACCGGGCAAAGAATAAAGTTTTGATTTTAAGAGAACTATGAGATCCGTGTATTTCCCAGCTGTGCTTTCTGACATGTTCTCTTTTGCACCAGGTAAAAATTCCTCATCACTTCAACGCTTCGTATATCCCCTGATACACAAACCACACCTTTAGGAACAGCTGGTGTGTGTGAAACCCTTTAAAGTATTGGGACTGCGAGCAGTTGTGTGGCTTACACCGACTTCCCTTTGCCAACTACCCGTGAAGTTGGCCACTGAAATGAGAAATCTTCCTTATCTACAGTATTACTTATAGCTgcataaagaaggaaaatctcTGAAAACATTAATCAAGTTTTGTTAATTCAGCAATCAAGAAATGATTCTGAAATAGAAAAGCCGAAGTGCAGACCTGTAGCCCTCTAAGAATCTATTCCATTGGCTCTGTGAGCTGAAGCAGCACTCCAGGATtggttttaaaagcagaatgctTTACAACATGTCCTAAAACATGGAATCCATGTGATTTTAAGAGTCTAATTAACTTTATGTCTCTCGGGAAAGTCTGCTTTTGCTAATCTAGTTTCCTCTCACACCTCCAACATCACAGTTGGTGTCACATTACGGCACACAATTTATGTTCAGAGATCAACCTTTTAGACTGATAATGGGAATATTTCATGCTGCATCTTGTAACATGAAGAAACTTCCCTACGATCTTACAGCTGCGCACACAGGAAGGGTCACATTCACGCgaccaaggaaaaaaaggtagattCCCTTGCTTTGGCAAGGCATCTTTTTGATCTGAGATAAGTTTTATCTCCgcatgcaaagaaaaagcagctggtCAGCTCCTTGCTTTTCCTggggagggcagtgaggccGCCAGCTCCCCTCCATTACCTCTTGTCGGCCAGGTCAGTTTTGTTCCCCACCAACATGATGATGACATCGCTGCCCCTCTCTGTCCGAACGTCATCGATCCACTTGGAGGTCTGCTGGAAAGAGTTCAAGTCTGCAGGGAGGAAACAGAGGGGAAAGCTAAGGACAAAGCCTGTTTTAAGCGAGGGAGAACACTTATGAAACTAACTACACCTGCATGCAGGTGCTCTCGAGGTGTCCCCGCACCACATATAAACTACCCACAAATCGTTTTCCGCCTGGGCAGAAAACCAAATCAACTTTTTGCAGAACTTGTGGAGGTCACATACTCCTGCTCACATGCGGTACTTCAAATAAGGAGACAGCGAAGCAGCACTCACTTGTAATGTCATACACTACCACAGCAATAGTGGAGTCGCGGATGTAGCTGGGAATGAGACTGCGGAACCGCTCCTGGCCTGCTGTGTCCCAAAGCTGCAGCCGAACCTGCTGGTACCAGGccagggagagcagagagagagcgcaggagagaaaagaaaggaggaaactGTCCTTTAGAGAAAAGGCCATTTCTACAGTTAACTGCATGCAGCTCAGGCTCAGCAGCTGAGACTGACCTTGCAACCCAACTCCGAATACGCAAACAGCACACAACTTGgctcttctgcttttgtttgtagGCAACGTGCTTTCGTCACCTCCTTTGCCTGCCTAGAGGTTCTCCCACTCCCTCAGCCGTGGCACTGAAGAGCTGAAGGCTGTGACTTGCACCTCCAGCCGCTGCTGCCAGTGGTAGCAGGCACACAACACGGAGCTGATCTTCCCAGGCTACCCAGGATTATTTACGGGGTACATATGGGGTCTCCACGGAACTCCCAGCCTCCCATGACATCAAATCTGACACTGAAGCTTTTGGGGCAGTTCTTGCATGGCAGACacgcagctcccccagccctgacaCCAAGCAGCACAACAGCACCCACTCTCACAGCACCGAGTGCCCAGAAGATGGTGGTGTCCGTGGCAGTGCCATTTCCATGCAGGGTTAAGGCAATCGCTACCTTCAGGTCCAGCAGAAGCAGTGCTACAGTGCAGGCAGCACACAGGACACGGGGCTCTCCCTTCCTGACAAGGTTAAGAATCAAGTACCAAATGCTCTGACAGTTTCACCTCCAGAGCCACAGCTACGCCCAGACTGAGCTGCTGTACGCTAGCACTGATGCCTGGttatttctcctctttcacCCTTTTCATCTTCTAATCTCTGGGAGCATCCGGTGCACATACGGGACAGCAATAACCATCACTGCGTCCACGTGGTGCTGCGACCTGCCTACTTGAAGCACCAGCAGCCAAAAAACGCCCAACTTGCCCACTGAATGCCCAACAAAAGCTTTCAACAGTTGGCAGCGATGCCATTTC belongs to Anas acuta chromosome 13, bAnaAcu1.1, whole genome shotgun sequence and includes:
- the RAB41 gene encoding ras-related protein Rab-41 isoform X2 encodes the protein MSGPGSGGDFGNPLRKFKLVFLGEQSVGKTSLITRFMYDSFDNTYQATIGIDFLSKTMYLEDRTVRLQLWDTAGQERFRSLIPSYIRDSTIAVVVYDITNLNSFQQTSKWIDDVRTERGSDVIIMLVGNKTDLADKRQITTEEGEQRAKELNVMFIETSAKTGYNVKQLFRRVAAALPGMDSTPEKSKEDMIDIKLEKPPEQPVTESGCSC
- the RAB41 gene encoding ras-related protein Rab-41 isoform X5, with the translated sequence MTVSTILTRQPSGLISCPKRCISRIARLQLWDTAGQERFRSLIPSYIRDSAVAVIVFDVTNLNSFQQTSKWIDDVRTERGSDVIIMLVGNKTDLADKRQITTEEGEQRAKELNVMFIETSAKTGYNVKQLFRRVAAALPGMDSTPEKSKEDMIDIKLEKPPEQPVTESGCSC
- the RAB41 gene encoding ras-related protein Rab-41 isoform X4 — encoded protein: MTVSTILTRQPSGLISCPKRCISRIARSGCSCGTQPARRGSAASFPATSVTLLWLSLSLTLQQVRLQLWDTAGQERFRSLIPSYIRDSTIAVVVYDITNLNSFQQTSKWIDDVRTERGSDVIIMLVGNKTDLADKRQITTEEGEQRAKELNVMFIETSAKTGYNVKQLFRRVAAALPGMDSTPEKSKEDMIDIKLEKPPEQPVTESGCSC
- the RAB41 gene encoding ras-related protein Rab-41 isoform X1, with the protein product MSGPGSGGDFGNPLRKFKLVFLGEQSVGKTSLITRFMYDSFDNTYQATIGIDFLSKTMYLEDRTQVRLQLWDTAGQERFRSLIPSYIRDSTIAVVVYDITNLNSFQQTSKWIDDVRTERGSDVIIMLVGNKTDLADKRQITTEEGEQRAKELNVMFIETSAKTGYNVKQLFRRVAAALPGMDSTPEKSKEDMIDIKLEKPPEQPVTESGCSC
- the RAB41 gene encoding ras-related protein Rab-41 isoform X3 — translated: MSGPGSGGDFGNPLRKFKLVFLGEQSVGKTSLITRFMYDSFDNTYQATIGIDFLSKTMYLEDRTIRLQLWDTAGQERFRSLIPSYIRDSAVAVIVFDVTNLNSFQQTSKWIDDVRTERGSDVIIMLVGNKTDLADKRQITTEEGEQRAKELNVMFIETSAKTGYNVKQLFRRVAAALPGMDSTPEKSKEDMIDIKLEKPPEQPVTESGCSC